Genomic DNA from Halobaculum sp. CBA1158:
ACGCCGTGAGCGACGCCGTCGGCGGCGACCTGGAACTTCGACCCTGGGAGGCGACCGGCGACCGGGCGGTGTACGAGCACCTCCGCGGCCGGTGGCACGGGCCTCATCGGTGGGTCCGGTACGACGGCGCGCCCGAGGACTTCCTGCTCGGCGTCGCGCTGGCGATCCCCGCGCTGGCGACGCTCTCGGGGCCGGGACGGGCGGTCGTGGCGGCGCTGCTCGTCGTCTCGGCGGTGTACGCGCTCGTCCGTCGTCGGCTGGTGGACGCCGGCGAGCGCGCCGTGGGCGCGCTCCCGGAGTCCGTGCTCGCGGCCGTCCCCGAGACGGTCATCGAGGACCTCAGGTGACGGGCCCGGCGACCCCCGACGGGGACGCTCACGTGGGTCCGTCAGTCGGTAGCCTGATACCCGGACGAACCCGAGTTACGGTATGACACCCCTCGCATCGTCGCTAACGACGGCGGGGATCGCCGCGCTCCCCATGGAGGTGGCTGTCGTCGCCGAGGACGGGACGATCGTCCTGGTGAACGACGCGTGGCGTCGGTTCGCCGACGAGAACCACGGCGTACACCCCGACTACTGGGTCGGCGAGAACTATCTCGACGTGGGAGAACGGGCGTTCGAGGACCCGTACGCCCGCGAGACCGTCGACGGGCTCCGCGCGCTCCTGGACGGGTCCGAGGAACACCTCGCGATCGAGTACCCGTGTCACTCCCCGACGGAGCAACGCTGGTTCCGACTCGACGCCGCCGGGTTCGCGCTGGACGGCGAGCGATACGCGATGGTCGTCCATCACGACATCACCGTCCAGCGCCTCGCCGAGTTGCGCTCTGCGGCGCGACAGTCGCAGCTCGAAACGCTGCTCGGCGTTCTCACGCACGACATCCGCAACCCGCTGAACGTCATCGAGGGGTACGCCGACCTGGTCGCCGACGAGATCGGCGACACCGCGGAGATCGACACGATCCGACGCGCGGCGGTTCGGATCGCCGAGATCGCCGAGGCGACGCTGGAGTTCACCGAAAGCGGCGCGCTGTCGACGGTGGAGCCGGTCAGGCCGTCCGACCTCGCGCGGGAGGCGTGGGACACCGTGGCGACCCCGGACGCGACCGTGACCGTCCACCGGACGGGGGTCGTCCACGGCGACAGACGACTGCTGTTGCAGTTGCTGGAGAACCTCTTTCGCAACGCCGTCACCCACGCGGGACCCGACTGCGCGGTGACCGTCGGTCCGCTCCCCGACGGCTTCTACGTCGAGGACGACGGGCCGGGCGTTCCGCCGGCGGTCCGCGACCGAGCCGCCGAGGCGGACTTCTCGACGGCCGGAACGGGCGGCCTCGGACTGGCGATCGTCAGGGCGGTCGTCGACGCCCACGGGGGAACGCTGTCGATCACGGACGCCGAGTCCGGCGGGGCGCGCTTCGAGATCACCCACGTCGACGTGGCCCCCGAGTAGCGGACGACCGCCGTCGCGGCACGGCCGGGGCGACGACCGCCGTCGCGGTACTGCCGGGGTTTTTGCTCGTCCGAGACCGAGCCGTCGGCATGGAACCGGTGACGCTCTCGGAGGCGTTCGACTCGTTCGATGAGCCGTGGTCGCCCAGGCTGGCGGCGGAGTTGAACGGGCAGGCGGTGAAGCTCGCGCGCCTCGACGGGTCGTTCGTCTGGCACAGCCACCCCGACGCGGACGAGCTGTTCTGGGTGATCGAGGGGGGACCGCTCGACATCGAGTTCCGCGAGGAGCCGACGGCGACGCTGGAGCCGGGCGAACTGCTCGTCGTCCCCGCGGGCGTCGACCACCGACCGGTCGCCCGCGAGCCGGCGAAGGTGGCGCTGTTCGAGCCGGCCGGCACCGAGAACACCGGCGACGCCGGCGACACCGGCGACGAGCGCACCAGCGACGTGACCGAACTGGCGACGGGCGTGAGTCGCGGCCGCGTCGGCGTCTCCGGCGACGCTGGCGACGATAGCAGCGACCACGATGAACCCCGGTGACACCGATGTCAGCGAGCGGCTAAGTGGCCGGAGCCCGTCGCTCCGATATGGCAACGGACGACCGCGACGACGGCGACGTGCCCCCGGCGGACCGCTCTGACATTCCCGTGACGGCCGAGACGCCCGACAGCGCGCTCTCGGTGACGGGCACCGACCACATCACCCTGATCGGGAGCAACGAGGAGGACACCGTCGAGTTCTACCGCGACGTGCTCGGCATGCCGCTTGTGATGCGCCAGCCGAACCTCGACGCGCCCGAGGTCACCCACCTGTTCTTCGACAGCGGCGACGGCCGCATCATCACGTTCTTCGTCGAGGAGAGCCGCGAGTCGGCCGCGGGGCAGCGTCCCGGCATCGGCGCGGTCCACCACCTCGCGTTCTCCATCGAGGCCGAGGAGTTGCCCGATATCAAGGAGGCGCTCTCGGAGCACGGTCACCGATTCAGCGAGTTCGACCGCGGCGCGTTCCACTCGCTGTACACCCGCGATCACAACGGTCTCACCATCGAGCTGGTCGTCGACAAGTACGAACTGCCCGACGACCGCCGCGGCGAGGTGATGGCGCTGGCGCAGTCGAAGCGCGTCGCCGCCGGCGACGACTACGTCGACGACGAGCACATGGAGGCCGCCATCGACGAACTCGGCCTCGACGTGGTGCGAAACGAGGTGCCCGACGCCGCGACCGGAACCGGCTACACCGAGTAGTCGGCCGACGGTACGCCGGCGTTCATATAGCTCGCGTATCAGAGGCGATTTCTATTCGGGCGTTTTACTCCTCGATTCAGCTAATTGTCGAATAGAATTTTATACCGTGGAGCCGGAACACCGACGACGGTGCGATCGACGCCGATCCGTCGCACGCCGTCGACGACACATGCCACACGAGCAGAACCACACCGCCGAGGGGTACGATCGAAGCGACATCGGTGATCGGGTACGCGAACCAGGGGCCCACGTCGTCGAGCGAGTGACCGACATCGGCGAGCGAGCCGGGAACGCGCTGGTGTACAGTTCCGCGTATCTGGCGGTCGTCGCGATGGCGGAGGTGGCGATCGCGATGACGCTGTTGTCGCTGCCGCCGAGTCCGGCCCCGCTGGTCGTGGGGCTGGTGACGTTCGCGGTGTACACCCACGATCGGGTCGCCGACGCCGACACCGACGCCGTCTCCGACCCCGAGCGTTCGGCGTTCGTCCGCCGGCATCGGAACGCGTTGTACCTGCTGGGATCGGTGTCGTACGGGCTGGCGCTCGCGCTCGCCGTGCTGGGCGGCCCCGTCGCGCTGGCGGCGACGCTGATCCCCGGGGCGTTCTGGCTCGCGTACGCGGCCGACGTGATGCCCGCGTTCGGCTCGCGACTGCGCCGCCTGAAGGAGGTGTTCCTCGTCAACTCCCTGATCGTCGCGCTGGCGTGGGCGACGACGCTGACGGCGCTGCCGGTGGCGTTCACCGACGCCGCCGTGACGCCGACGACGCTTGTCGTGTTCGGATACTTCCTGTTGCGGTCGTTCGTCGACACCGAGATCCCCAACGTGGGCGACGTGGTCGCCGACCGCGCGATCGGGGTGTCGACGCTGCCGACGGTCCTCGGCGTGTCGGCGACCCGGCGGGCGCTGGTCGCGGTCGACCTCTGTACCGTCGGCGTCGTCGCGGCCGCGGTCGCGACGGGGGCGCTGTCGGCGGCTCCCGCGGTCGCCCTCGGCGTCGGCGTGGCGTACTCCGTCGGAGTGATCGCCATGCTCGACCGCGTCGACGCCGACGCGGTCGCGCTGGCGGCCGAGTGCGAGTACCTCGTCGTCGCCGCGGTGCTGTTCGCGCCGGCGTTGGTCGCGTAGTCCCCCGACTGCTCGGGGATCGGTACGGGATCGGTCCGAGGCTGCTCCGAGATCGCCCCGGGATCGCCGAGTGTCGACCGGGGATCGGCCGGAACTGTCCGCCATCGGCCGTCTCCCCCGGGGATTCACACCGGGAATTCGGAGGGTGTAATTTATTACCTCGCTCCCCGGACACCGGATGCACGTGCTCGCGTCGGGGACGCTGGTCGCTGTGATGCTGGTCACGATCGCGGTCGGGACGACGGCCGCGCTGCTCGCGTGGCGCGAGCGACCCGAACAGGGAGCGGTGCCGCTGGCGGCGATGCTGGCCGGACAGGTGTGGTGGTCGGTGTTCTTCGTGTTCGAGATCCGGGCGTCCACGTACGCCGGGAAGGTGTTCTACTCCGACATCCAGTGGGTCGGCGTGGTGGTCATCCCGGTGGCGTGGTTCCTGTTCGCGATGGAGTACACCGGCCGCGACCAGTACGTCCGCCCGCGGTACGTCGCCCTGCTGCTCGCGATTCCGGCCGTGACGGTCGCGCTCGCGTTCACCCAGAACGCACACGACCTGCTGTACCTCGAGACGACGCTCGTCACCGAGGACGGCGTTCGGCTGTTGCGACGGACCGGCGGGCCGTGGTACTGGATCGTCACCGGGTACACGTACCTGCTCGGCCTGCTGGGGTCGATCCCGCTGCTCGGACTGGTGAACAGCGACGCGGTCCCGTTCCGGGGACAGAGCCTCGGCCTGCTCGTCGGGACGGTCGCCCCGTGGGCGAGCAACGCGCTGTTTCTCCTGGGCGTGATGCCCACTCCCGGGCTCGATCCGACGCCGGTGTTCTTCGCGATCTCGGGAGTCGCGTACCTCGGCGCGCTCACCCGCTTTCGCCTGCTCGGGACGAGCCCCTCGCCGAATCACCGCGCGCGACGGCTCGTGTTCGAACGGATGCGCGAGGGCGCAGTCGTCGTCGACCGCCACGGCTACGTCGTCGACATGAACGAGCAGGCCGCGGACGTCCTCGGTGTCGACCCCGACGACGCGCTCGGGCGACCGGCCGACGGGGTGATCCCGCGGTACGACCGACTGCCCGCGGAGGGCCACTCGACGCGACACCTCACGGTCGACGCCGGCACCGCGAGCCGCCAGTACGACGCGACCGTCACCGCGATCGAGGACTTCCACGACCGTCCGCTGGGTCGAGTTATCTCGTTTCACGACGTGAGCGACCACCTCCGCCAGCAGCAACGGCTGGAGGTGTTGAACCGCGTCCTCCGGCACAACATCCGGACGGAGACGAACCTCATCTACGGCCACGCGGACCTCATGTCCGCCGCCGACGACCGCGTGGACGCGGTGAAGGAGGGGGCGCTTCGCATCGAGGAGATCAGCGACAAGGCCCGCGACGTGATCGACATCTTCGAGCGCGGCCGTCGGCAGGGAGAGTCTGTGCCGCTGGAACCGGTGTTGCGGGAGTGCGCCGAGCGCGTCCACGAGCGCTTCCCCGCGGTCGACGCCGAGGTGACCGTCGACGCCGGCGACGCCGCCGTCTCCCCGGTGGTGACGGCCGTCTTCGAGAACCTCGTCGAGAATGCCGCCGAGCACAACACCGCCGACGACCCGCGGGTTCGCGTGCGGGCGACCCGCGTCTCCGTCGACGGGGGACGCGACGACGGCGACCGACCGGAGGGATCGGCTCCGGATCGCTCCCGCGGCGACCCACGCGGCGTCGCCGACGGCGAGAGGGTCCGCGTGCGCGTCGTCGACAACGGCCCCGGAATCGACGACCACGAGCGGGCCGTGCTCGACCGCGGCAACGAGACCGCCCTGGAGCACGGGAGCGGCCTCGGCCTGTGGCTGGTCGTCTGGGGCACCGACATGGCCGGCGGCGAGGTCCGCTTCGAGGACCGCGAGGGGGGCGGCACGGCCGTCACCGTCGAGGTGCCCGTGGTCGACGAGGGCGACGGAGGCGGCGGGGGCGACGGGGCGGACTCGAGCGGTGACGGAGGCGGATCGGTCGACCGGGAGCGTCACGGGGGCGGGGACCGTCGAGACCACGAGGCGTGATCGAACCCCTCCCGCCGGCGTGGCCGACTACTCGCCGGTCACCTGCTCCACGTCGTGTCCCGTGTTGCGTTCGTGTCTATCGATTCCGACGGGGCGATAGAAGATCGACTTACACTCGCGACACCGATACATCGGAACCCGTTCGTCGTTCCGGTACAGCAGGTACAACAGCGCCGCGAACACGCCGAACACCAGCGTCGCGAGGCCCCACAGCCACGAGTTTCCCCGCCTCGCGGCGTCGTCCGTGATCGCGACGGTGATGACCAGCCAACCGAGCGCGACCACGCCGAAGGCCCACGTGAGTTCCACGCTCACCCGAACACAGCCGCCGGGATATGTGTACTGGTCCGGTCAGCGATGAGTGGGGTCGAGTGGTGAAATCGGATTCGACGCGTTGCTCTCGGAGAGTATCTAACCACCGCGGGTAGTAGACGGGCAGAACTTAACCGAATAGTGTCTGTAGCTACCTCTCACCAGGGCGATTTTGGATGGACGAAGTATTCAAAAGTATCTACGTAGGGACAGAATCCGACGCCAACGACGAGTCACTTCTACGGAACCACGGTGTCGACGTCGTCATCTCGTTGACCCACAGCAACCCGGAGACAGGAGACATCGCCCTTGTAGATGTACCAATGGTAGACGGCCCTCAGAACAGTTACCAGGCATTCGCTGAAGCCGTAGAAACGGTCGTGGGACACCGTGAAAACGATCGGTGCGTCCTGGTTCACTGTTCGGCCGGATCCTCTCGAAGCCCGTCAGTCGCCGCAGCGGCGATACCGAGACTGTCGGATACCACGCTCGACGAGGCTTTCGAGCAGATACTCGAACGGAGGCCGGAAACCGATCCACACGACGCACTGGTTCGTCAGGCCGTCAAAATCACTCGTGAGGGAAGTGGTTGAATCAAGAAATTCTTGCTCACCGACTCTGTACCAGGGTGATAACCCGGTGACTGCCGGGCACAACAGAGATAGGAAGCCTAGGCCGGGATTTGAACCCGGGCTCTCGTCCTTACCAAGGACGCGCTTTACCGCTAAGCTACCCAGGCGCGAGTAGGGATAGCCGGGAGTCGTCTTTAGGCGTTACGATTGGACCCCGCCAGCGACACGAGGTATCACGATACGACGCCGGGACGATCGCGGTCGATCCGGCCGTTCAGGTGTCGGCCGACGACGCCACGCGGTCGTCGTCGGCCAGCGAGGCGATCCGGTCGCCGGCGGACTCGGGCAGCGACCCGACGGCGGGCATGCGGTCGTCGTCGCCGGCGAGGTCGGCGGCGTAGGAGAGCAGTTCGGCGGGTG
This window encodes:
- a CDS encoding dual specificity protein phosphatase, with protein sequence MDEVFKSIYVGTESDANDESLLRNHGVDVVISLTHSNPETGDIALVDVPMVDGPQNSYQAFAEAVETVVGHRENDRCVLVHCSAGSSRSPSVAAAAIPRLSDTTLDEAFEQILERRPETDPHDALVRQAVKITREGSG
- a CDS encoding UbiA family prenyltransferase yields the protein MPHEQNHTAEGYDRSDIGDRVREPGAHVVERVTDIGERAGNALVYSSAYLAVVAMAEVAIAMTLLSLPPSPAPLVVGLVTFAVYTHDRVADADTDAVSDPERSAFVRRHRNALYLLGSVSYGLALALAVLGGPVALAATLIPGAFWLAYAADVMPAFGSRLRRLKEVFLVNSLIVALAWATTLTALPVAFTDAAVTPTTLVVFGYFLLRSFVDTEIPNVGDVVADRAIGVSTLPTVLGVSATRRALVAVDLCTVGVVAAAVATGALSAAPAVALGVGVAYSVGVIAMLDRVDADAVALAAECEYLVVAAVLFAPALVA
- a CDS encoding ATP-binding protein, which encodes MTPLASSLTTAGIAALPMEVAVVAEDGTIVLVNDAWRRFADENHGVHPDYWVGENYLDVGERAFEDPYARETVDGLRALLDGSEEHLAIEYPCHSPTEQRWFRLDAAGFALDGERYAMVVHHDITVQRLAELRSAARQSQLETLLGVLTHDIRNPLNVIEGYADLVADEIGDTAEIDTIRRAAVRIAEIAEATLEFTESGALSTVEPVRPSDLAREAWDTVATPDATVTVHRTGVVHGDRRLLLQLLENLFRNAVTHAGPDCAVTVGPLPDGFYVEDDGPGVPPAVRDRAAEADFSTAGTGGLGLAIVRAVVDAHGGTLSITDAESGGARFEITHVDVAPE
- a CDS encoding cupin domain-containing protein; its protein translation is MEPVTLSEAFDSFDEPWSPRLAAELNGQAVKLARLDGSFVWHSHPDADELFWVIEGGPLDIEFREEPTATLEPGELLVVPAGVDHRPVAREPAKVALFEPAGTENTGDAGDTGDERTSDVTELATGVSRGRVGVSGDAGDDSSDHDEPR
- a CDS encoding metal-dependent hydrolase; the protein is MMATTHVLAGVLVGVGLHAVAPGAGAGPTATTTVLAGGLGGLAPDFDLLGEHRKDLHFPAYGSLAALLAVVVAVAVPAPATLAAAAFLLAAALHAVSDAVGGDLELRPWEATGDRAVYEHLRGRWHGPHRWVRYDGAPEDFLLGVALAIPALATLSGPGRAVVAALLVVSAVYALVRRRLVDAGERAVGALPESVLAAVPETVIEDLR
- a CDS encoding VOC family protein produces the protein MATDDRDDGDVPPADRSDIPVTAETPDSALSVTGTDHITLIGSNEEDTVEFYRDVLGMPLVMRQPNLDAPEVTHLFFDSGDGRIITFFVEESRESAAGQRPGIGAVHHLAFSIEAEELPDIKEALSEHGHRFSEFDRGAFHSLYTRDHNGLTIELVVDKYELPDDRRGEVMALAQSKRVAAGDDYVDDEHMEAAIDELGLDVVRNEVPDAATGTGYTE
- a CDS encoding histidine kinase N-terminal 7TM domain-containing protein, translating into MHVLASGTLVAVMLVTIAVGTTAALLAWRERPEQGAVPLAAMLAGQVWWSVFFVFEIRASTYAGKVFYSDIQWVGVVVIPVAWFLFAMEYTGRDQYVRPRYVALLLAIPAVTVALAFTQNAHDLLYLETTLVTEDGVRLLRRTGGPWYWIVTGYTYLLGLLGSIPLLGLVNSDAVPFRGQSLGLLVGTVAPWASNALFLLGVMPTPGLDPTPVFFAISGVAYLGALTRFRLLGTSPSPNHRARRLVFERMREGAVVVDRHGYVVDMNEQAADVLGVDPDDALGRPADGVIPRYDRLPAEGHSTRHLTVDAGTASRQYDATVTAIEDFHDRPLGRVISFHDVSDHLRQQQRLEVLNRVLRHNIRTETNLIYGHADLMSAADDRVDAVKEGALRIEEISDKARDVIDIFERGRRQGESVPLEPVLRECAERVHERFPAVDAEVTVDAGDAAVSPVVTAVFENLVENAAEHNTADDPRVRVRATRVSVDGGRDDGDRPEGSAPDRSRGDPRGVADGERVRVRVVDNGPGIDDHERAVLDRGNETALEHGSGLGLWLVVWGTDMAGGEVRFEDREGGGTAVTVEVPVVDEGDGGGGGDGADSSGDGGGSVDRERHGGGDRRDHEA